In Pseudobacter ginsenosidimutans, the following are encoded in one genomic region:
- a CDS encoding 2-hydroxyacid dehydrogenase: MRVLITAPYHEKGLFDVKQDLGEVIYRPWKENGRAYNEDELIALLYETEAEALITEHDHVTEKVINANAHLQFIGVCRGTPSNVAVATATKHGIPVFYTPARNAQAVAEMFIANVITFMRKTLPAIDWLRGRNWSAGAHTSYLQFKGNELAGKKVGMVGFGAIGQLIARMIENYPCSIAYYDPYVNASSFPSYQQLSLEELFSTCDIVSIHLPVTADTKGMINARLFELMRPDAIFVNTARAVVVNRNDMYSALSQNKIKGAILDVFDNEPPDELDYKIIDLPNVLPTPHIAGATHEVEDHHVRILNEVLVEWFVHGKHSAERLANKEILSSYIQR, from the coding sequence ATGAGAGTATTGATTACAGCGCCCTATCATGAGAAAGGTTTGTTTGATGTAAAGCAGGACCTGGGAGAAGTAATTTATCGTCCATGGAAGGAGAACGGACGGGCTTATAATGAAGATGAGCTGATTGCGCTTTTGTACGAAACTGAAGCCGAAGCACTCATCACTGAGCACGATCATGTAACTGAGAAAGTGATCAACGCCAATGCACACCTGCAATTCATTGGTGTGTGCAGGGGCACGCCTTCCAATGTTGCTGTTGCAACCGCCACCAAACATGGCATTCCTGTTTTCTATACACCCGCCCGTAATGCACAGGCAGTAGCAGAAATGTTCATTGCCAATGTGATCACCTTTATGCGAAAAACATTGCCGGCAATCGACTGGCTGCGGGGACGCAACTGGAGCGCAGGTGCGCATACCTCTTACCTGCAATTCAAGGGAAATGAGTTGGCAGGGAAAAAAGTAGGTATGGTTGGGTTTGGCGCTATTGGTCAGTTGATCGCCAGAATGATCGAGAACTATCCCTGCTCTATCGCATACTACGATCCATATGTGAATGCATCGTCATTCCCCTCTTACCAGCAACTTAGTTTGGAAGAACTGTTCTCCACCTGTGATATCGTATCCATTCACTTACCGGTAACGGCAGATACAAAAGGAATGATCAATGCACGACTGTTTGAATTGATGCGGCCCGATGCCATTTTCGTGAATACAGCAAGGGCGGTGGTTGTGAACAGGAATGATATGTACAGCGCTTTATCGCAAAACAAGATCAAAGGCGCCATCCTTGATGTGTTCGATAACGAGCCTCCGGATGAATTGGATTATAAGATCATCGATCTGCCGAATGTATTGCCTACACCGCATATTGCCGGCGCTACGCATGAAGTGGAAGATCATCACGTGCGCATTCTCAATGAGGTGCTGGTGGAATGGTTTGTTCATGGAAAGCATAGTGCAGAGCGTCTGGCCAATAAGGAAATATTATCATCGTATATTCAACGATAA
- a CDS encoding endonuclease/exonuclease/phosphatase family protein, with translation MSTGRRKFLKGISAAALLPALPAFARQSSTASAKTGAHRILTCNIRVALDEDEAKGVGWSSRKDICLKVIGSKKPDMICLQEVLKVQADDLKKHFTSFQLFGFDGPEMDANPTGYHGIAKNPILFSKDRYELLTGGTYWLSETPLVAGSKSWETARARHANWIRLKDKKTGKELRIVNLHLDHISGEAKIQQAKMVVDESAQYQPDFIQILTGDFNTRFDSKVFESVRNGGWKESYETIHGQKEAGHTGHEFQGTNYDKAATKGRIDYIWYRGRIKPTNATIIKDAVNGKFPSDHFFLQADFVID, from the coding sequence ATGTCAACCGGAAGGAGAAAATTTTTAAAAGGCATCAGCGCAGCAGCCCTGCTGCCTGCGTTGCCGGCTTTCGCCAGGCAAAGCAGCACTGCATCTGCTAAAACCGGCGCGCACCGCATTCTCACCTGTAATATCCGTGTAGCATTGGACGAAGATGAAGCAAAAGGTGTGGGCTGGTCATCCAGAAAAGATATCTGTCTGAAAGTGATCGGCAGCAAAAAACCGGATATGATTTGCTTGCAGGAAGTGTTGAAAGTGCAGGCCGATGATCTCAAAAAGCATTTTACCTCCTTCCAGTTGTTCGGTTTCGATGGCCCTGAGATGGATGCAAATCCAACAGGCTATCATGGCATCGCCAAAAATCCCATCCTGTTTTCCAAAGACCGTTATGAATTACTCACGGGAGGCACTTACTGGCTTTCCGAAACACCACTGGTGGCAGGAAGCAAGTCCTGGGAAACTGCCAGGGCAAGACATGCGAACTGGATTAGATTAAAAGATAAGAAAACCGGAAAGGAACTGAGGATCGTAAACCTGCACCTGGACCATATTTCAGGAGAAGCGAAGATCCAACAGGCCAAAATGGTGGTGGATGAAAGCGCACAATACCAACCGGATTTCATCCAGATCCTTACTGGTGATTTCAATACAAGATTCGACAGTAAAGTATTCGAATCTGTTCGCAACGGTGGCTGGAAAGAAAGCTATGAAACCATCCATGGTCAAAAAGAAGCCGGGCATACCGGACATGAATTCCAGGGAACAAATTATGATAAAGCCGCTACGAAAGGCCGGATCGATTATATCTGGTACAGGGGAAGGATCAAACCAACCAATGCAACTATCATCAAGGATGCAGTGAATGGCAAGTTCCCCAGTGATCATTTCTTTTTACAGGCAGACTTCGTTATCGATTAA
- a CDS encoding MFS transporter, with product MRNETITNKFGIPPSLLSGYLGILLFMMGDGMETGWLSPYLLERGLSIQQNATLFTAYGVTIAIASWFSGVMAESFTPKKAMLIGLLIYLAGTAGFIGIGLDKLDMPVMLITYALRGFGYPLFAYSFLVWVSYVTPPNMLGRAVGWFWFVFTGGLNVLGAFYSSWAIRELGHIPALWSAVFWVLLGALFALVLNKAPFKRNEDAKQNKWKELMKGLTIVRTEPKVALGGVVRVINTTAQFAFPVFLPTYMEAHGFSTTQWLYIWGTIFTSNIAFNLIFGFVGDRLGWRQTIAWFGGVGCGITTLLLFYIPHYTGGNYWLVMLAGIAWGACLAGYVPLSALVPSLVKKDKGAAMAILNLGAGLPVFVGPAIVGLFIGSLGAEGIIWILAVLYFISAVLTRFITLPDTDTDHKSKLQVAESSVLPS from the coding sequence ATGAGAAACGAAACCATTACTAACAAATTCGGCATCCCGCCATCACTCTTATCCGGCTACCTGGGCATCCTGTTGTTCATGATGGGAGACGGAATGGAAACGGGATGGCTGAGCCCTTATCTTTTGGAACGTGGCCTGAGCATTCAGCAGAATGCCACGCTGTTCACTGCTTACGGAGTTACCATTGCCATTGCTTCCTGGTTCTCGGGTGTGATGGCGGAATCTTTTACGCCAAAAAAAGCGATGCTGATCGGACTGCTGATTTATCTGGCAGGCACAGCCGGATTCATTGGCATCGGACTGGATAAACTGGATATGCCTGTGATGCTGATCACTTACGCATTGCGCGGATTCGGTTATCCATTATTCGCTTATTCCTTTTTAGTATGGGTGTCTTACGTGACGCCTCCGAATATGCTGGGACGTGCCGTTGGTTGGTTCTGGTTTGTGTTCACCGGTGGATTGAATGTGCTTGGCGCCTTCTATTCCAGCTGGGCCATCCGAGAGCTCGGACATATCCCTGCTTTGTGGAGCGCCGTATTCTGGGTATTGCTCGGAGCACTGTTTGCACTGGTGCTGAACAAAGCGCCATTCAAAAGAAATGAAGATGCAAAACAGAACAAATGGAAAGAATTGATGAAGGGTCTGACCATTGTTCGAACCGAACCTAAAGTAGCACTGGGTGGAGTTGTGCGCGTGATCAATACAACAGCTCAGTTTGCTTTTCCTGTTTTCCTTCCAACTTATATGGAGGCGCATGGATTCAGCACAACGCAATGGTTGTATATCTGGGGCACCATCTTCACCAGCAATATCGCTTTCAACCTGATCTTCGGTTTTGTGGGGGACAGGCTCGGCTGGAGACAAACCATTGCCTGGTTCGGTGGAGTGGGATGTGGCATCACTACATTATTGCTCTTCTACATCCCTCACTACACAGGCGGGAATTATTGGCTGGTAATGCTGGCCGGTATCGCCTGGGGAGCTTGCCTGGCGGGCTATGTACCGCTTTCTGCATTGGTTCCATCGCTGGTGAAAAAAGATAAAGGAGCCGCAATGGCCATCCTCAACCTGGGAGCAGGGCTGCCTGTTTTTGTTGGACCGGCAATCGTTGGTCTTTTTATCGGAAGCCTCGGTGCAGAAGGGATCATCTGGATCCTGGCCGTACTTTATTTCATCAGCGCAGTCTTGACAAGGTTCATCACTTTGCCTGATACGGATACTGATCACAAAAGCAAATTACAGGTTGCAGAGTCTTCAGTATTGCCATCATGA
- a CDS encoding metallophosphoesterase produces MKKSIFGCLLLLLLVSSGVFAQEKYQKPVLEQKGSWSLIMVPDLQNYVKWQRNQPLIDLMMAWIVDNIDTLNIKFVVQVGDLVENDGKITNDYDGDITSKGQWDYVAKAFSKLDGKVPYIAATGNHDYSIDRLGNRTSLYSQFFFTEKNFLNQKYLVQNTRNEQGQPTLENSAYELKGLNGKDYLFITAEYAPRDTVLTWVKNVAALPQYKNHKVILATHEFLNAKDQRTTGKPQWIWWEPYNVDNMIQKGPRIPLPNANNGQQIWEKTVQPSSNIEMVLCGHISGEGYRKDKNAAGKNVHQILFDAQSMGGGHREGNGGDGWLRIIEFFPDGKTVKVKTFSPLFGISPTSRPNAWKKDNRNEYSFTLD; encoded by the coding sequence ATGAAGAAGAGCATTTTCGGTTGTTTATTACTGTTGTTGCTGGTAAGCTCCGGCGTTTTTGCACAGGAAAAATATCAGAAACCTGTATTGGAGCAGAAAGGTTCCTGGAGCCTGATCATGGTGCCGGATCTGCAGAACTATGTGAAATGGCAAAGGAACCAGCCATTGATAGACCTGATGATGGCCTGGATAGTGGATAATATCGATACGCTCAATATCAAGTTTGTGGTGCAGGTAGGCGACCTGGTGGAGAATGATGGAAAGATCACCAATGATTATGATGGCGATATCACTTCCAAAGGCCAGTGGGACTATGTAGCCAAAGCCTTCAGCAAACTGGATGGCAAGGTACCTTACATCGCTGCCACCGGCAATCACGATTATAGTATTGACAGGCTGGGAAACCGAACCTCTTTATACAGCCAATTCTTCTTTACTGAAAAGAATTTTCTCAATCAGAAATATCTCGTTCAAAATACAAGAAATGAACAGGGGCAGCCAACCCTCGAAAACTCTGCCTACGAGTTGAAAGGATTGAATGGAAAGGATTATCTCTTCATTACAGCAGAGTACGCGCCAAGAGATACAGTGCTTACATGGGTAAAAAATGTCGCTGCGCTTCCGCAATACAAAAATCACAAAGTGATCCTCGCTACACATGAATTCCTGAATGCAAAGGACCAGCGCACAACAGGTAAACCACAATGGATCTGGTGGGAGCCATATAATGTCGACAATATGATCCAGAAGGGGCCACGCATCCCGCTTCCCAACGCCAACAACGGTCAGCAGATCTGGGAGAAAACGGTGCAGCCATCTTCCAATATCGAAATGGTATTGTGCGGCCATATCTCCGGTGAAGGTTACAGAAAGGACAAGAATGCTGCGGGCAAAAATGTTCACCAGATCTTATTCGATGCACAATCAATGGGCGGCGGCCACCGAGAAGGTAATGGCGGCGACGGCTGGTTGCGCATCATTGAATTCTTCCCCGACGGAAAAACTGTAAAAGTTAAAACATTTTCTCCCTTGTTCGGCATCTCGCCAACAAGCAGACCCAATGCCTGGAAGAAAGATAACAGGAACGAGTACTCGTTTACGCTCGACTAG
- a CDS encoding FGGY-family carbohydrate kinase: MKQQDAYLVLDIGTGNVRSAIVTPSGKILGVARADIRYYRDELYPDSIYFKPEELREQLKQLTAHALQQAGGVNITAATTTSQREGIVLVDKSGKAVIGLPNIDHRGREWENHFPDKSRIYQLTGRYPTSLFSSYKLVGIQKKRKEIWNELNFFLSISDWAAWELSGIAVYEHSQASETLLYDVAAGKWSEELCSMFGIAQELLPPLSQSGSLIGKVKKEIAEGWGVNALAEVVTGGGDTQMAIKSTEPSVGDVVIVSGTTTPVVKLEGSYITDTKERTWTSRDIVKDRFVFEANAGVTGLNYQRLKEVFYPNEGYDVIERELTETASKKCVASLGSLIAGETKPVTWGGFVFPVPVSHELSRGSFVWATLMDIAFSIAENYKVLAEVSGHDAGYIWACGGGLQSRTLRKLIAVITGNEVRVKAGFEQASVIGAAILCNEANGVVVEREEAKQESSVAAGWDKGEIEKYYEQWKATREQFRAVS; this comes from the coding sequence ATGAAACAACAGGATGCATACCTGGTGCTTGATATCGGTACTGGCAATGTGCGATCTGCTATCGTAACGCCGTCAGGTAAAATACTGGGAGTAGCGAGAGCCGATATCCGATATTATCGCGATGAGCTTTACCCCGATTCCATTTATTTCAAGCCTGAAGAGCTCCGGGAACAACTCAAGCAACTGACTGCACATGCATTGCAGCAGGCTGGCGGCGTGAATATTACAGCCGCTACCACCACCAGCCAACGGGAAGGGATTGTGTTGGTGGATAAATCCGGCAAAGCCGTGATAGGTCTGCCAAACATTGATCATCGTGGCCGCGAATGGGAAAATCATTTTCCGGACAAGAGCAGGATCTATCAATTGACTGGCCGTTATCCTACTTCCTTATTCTCTTCCTACAAACTGGTAGGGATACAAAAAAAGAGAAAAGAGATCTGGAATGAGTTGAACTTCTTTCTCAGCATCAGCGATTGGGCCGCCTGGGAATTGAGTGGAATAGCAGTATACGAGCATTCGCAGGCATCTGAAACTTTGTTGTATGATGTAGCTGCGGGTAAATGGAGCGAAGAACTCTGCAGCATGTTTGGCATTGCCCAGGAGTTGTTACCGCCACTTTCTCAATCAGGTTCATTGATTGGAAAAGTGAAAAAAGAGATTGCTGAAGGCTGGGGAGTCAACGCACTCGCTGAGGTTGTTACCGGCGGTGGCGATACGCAGATGGCGATCAAAAGCACAGAGCCCTCTGTTGGCGATGTGGTGATCGTTTCTGGGACCACTACACCGGTGGTAAAACTCGAAGGATCTTATATCACTGATACAAAAGAAAGAACCTGGACCAGCAGGGATATCGTAAAAGACAGGTTTGTATTTGAAGCCAATGCCGGCGTTACCGGTTTGAACTATCAGCGTCTCAAGGAAGTATTCTATCCGAACGAAGGCTATGATGTGATAGAGCGGGAACTGACAGAAACGGCCAGTAAAAAATGTGTGGCGAGCCTGGGCTCGCTGATTGCGGGCGAAACAAAGCCGGTGACCTGGGGAGGGTTCGTGTTTCCGGTTCCGGTTTCGCATGAGCTGAGCCGTGGGAGTTTCGTTTGGGCTACACTGATGGATATTGCATTTTCCATTGCAGAGAATTATAAAGTACTGGCAGAAGTATCTGGTCATGATGCCGGGTATATCTGGGCCTGTGGCGGCGGATTACAGAGCCGGACCCTGCGCAAACTGATTGCCGTTATCACCGGGAATGAAGTAAGGGTGAAAGCCGGATTTGAGCAGGCGTCCGTTATTGGCGCCGCTATCCTTTGTAATGAAGCAAACGGAGTTGTTGTAGAAAGAGAAGAAGCAAAACAAGAAAGCTCGGTGGCTGCTGGATGGGATAAAGGCGAGATAGAAAAATATTATGAACAATGGAAAGCAACAAGAGAGCAGTTCAGGGCTGTCAGCTAA